A segment of the Streptomyces sp. Tu 2975 genome:
CCACGGCCCGGCGGCACTCCTCAGCGCCGTCGGCGAGGACGAGTCCTTCGCCTTCTCCGGGCGTGAGCTGACGACGTTCAGCGACGAGGAGGAGCAGCAGGGCGGCCTCGGCGACAAGTCGCCGTACCTCGTCGAGTCGCGCCTGCGCGAGCTCGGCGCCGTGGTCCGGCCGGGCGAGGCGTGGACCAGCCGGGTCGTCGTCGACGGCAACCTCGTCACCGGTCAGAACCCGCAGTCGAGCACCGACACGGCGCAGCGGGTGGTCGAGGTGCTGGCAGGCCGCTGACCCGTTCCCGTTCATGCGGCAGGGCCCGGTCGGGAAAGGGGAAGTCCGGCCGGGCCCTGCCGCGTCCGTATTGCGAGGAACACCGGTCCGGGCGGCGGCGGAGGCGCACACGCCACGCCCGGCCAGAGGAGCGCTCCCGACGGCTGCGAACACGGCCGCCGCGCAGGCGTTAATGATGGCCGCCACCAGGGCACTCGAGTCACGGAAGCACAGCCGGACCGGGTGACTCAAGGCTCCTCTTCGCGCACGGAACGTGACGACCGCATTCGCCGGTCGCCGCCCGGGGGAGCACCATGGAACCGGCCCGCGTGAACCGCCCCCGACCGCCGGACATGGTGATGAACGAGAACTCGACCCCGACCGTGACCGCCGCCGCTGCCGCGTCCGCCGCGGTGTTCGGCGCTCCCTGCTGGGTCAGCCTCATGGCCCGCGACCTGCAGGCAGCTCAGGACTTCTACGGGGCCGTGCTCGGCTGGAAGTTCCGCAAGGGCAGACTGGGCGACCAGTTCAGAGTCGCCGTGGTCGACGGTTCGCCGGTCGCCGGGATCGGCGCGCTGGCACCCGCGCTGACCGTCGCCGTCGCCTGGACCCCGTACTTCGCCGTGGAGGACGCCGACCGGACCGCGAGTCGTATCCGGGAACGCAGCGGCACCGTGGCGGTGGGGCCGCTGGCGCTGTCCATGGGGCGCGGCGTGCTCGCGGCGGACCGCGACGGCGCCGTCTTCGGCCTCTGGGAGGGCGAACTCATGCGGGACTGGCCCGCCTGGCGTGACAAGGCGCCCGCGTGGATCCGGCTGCTGGCCAAGGACGCCTTCGAGTCGGCGATCTTCTACGGCGAGGTGTTCGACTGGGCGTCCGACCGGGCCGGCTGCTGCGAGGTCAGCTACCTGGAAGGCGCGGTCGTGCTGCACCGCGAGGGGCGGGTGCTCGCCAGACTCACCTCCGGGGCGGACGGCACCGCGACGAACCCCCTGCTGCACCCCCGCTGGCATGTGCACTTCGCGGTGAAGAACCTCGACGAGACCGTGCGGACGGCCGAACGGCACGGCGGCACGGTCCTTGCCGAGCGCACGACCCCGCACGGCGCCGAGGTCACCCTGCGGGACCCGGACGGCGCCATCTTCAACGTGACCGCCACGGACAGCGCCGTACCGCTGTAGCACCTGGGAAGGACCTGCACACATGGACCGCGCCGCTGTGTTCGACGTCGACGGGACGCTGGCCGACACCAACCATCTCCATGTCGTCTGCTGGTGGGAGGCCTTCCGGCAGGCAGGGCACCACGTGGCCATGGACGACATCCACCGCTCCGTCGGGCTGGCCGGCCAGGACCTGGTGGAGCATGTGCTCGGCGACGACCGCGACCCCGCGCAGGACGAGGCGATCAAAGCCGCCCACAAGGCCCTCTACGGGACGTACTCCGACCGGCTCCCGGCGTTCGACCAGGCAGGAGACCTGCTGCGTGCCCTGGCGGGCGACGGTTGGACCGTGGTGCTCGCGAGCTCGGCCGGCGGGTCGGAGCTCGCCGCGCTCCGGCGGGCCGTCGACGCGGACGACGCCATTTCCGCGATCGCGGGCGCCGAGGACGTGGCGGAGGGCAAGCCCGCTCCCGACCCGGTCGAACACGCGCTGGAACTGGCCGGCGTGACGGCTGACCGCGCCGTGTTCGTCGGCGACACGGTATGGGACATGCAGGCCGCGTCCCGGGCGGGGGTGCGCTGCGTGGCGCTGCTGTGCGGCGGGATCCCGCGTACCGCCCTGGAGGCCGCCGGAGCGGCAGCCGTCTTCGACGATCCGGCGGATCTGCTGGCCCGGATCGGCACCGGCCCGTTCGCCGAACTGCTGGAGCGGTCCTCCCGTTAGCCGGGCCGCTCCGTGCGCCGGGTTCTTGTTCGGCGCGGCCTTCGCGTGCCGGTTGCTTCGTGCGCGGGCCGGACCGGCGACCGAGAGCGAACGAGGGCCGCGCTCAGTGCGCCCGGTGCCCCACCAGCGGTGCGGTCCGGTCGCCGGAGCCCTTGCGGACGCCGCGCAGGAACTCCTCCAGGGCCGCCGTGGCGGTGTGCCGTGGCTGCCAGTCCAGCTCTTCGCCGGCCCGGGCCGTGCTCATCACCGGCATCCGCAGCAGCGCGTCGAACAGCTGCGGCGACGCAGGAACGGCGCGCAGCCCCCATGCGGCCGTCACCACGGCGTGGGCCGCCTGCCGCGGTACCCGCACCACTCGGGCCTTCAGCAGCTCACCGAGGGTCTGCGCGTCGACGACCGGCTCTGCGGCGAGGTTGAAGGCCCCGTGCGCATCGAGGAGGACCGCCAGGAGGAAGGCGTGCGCGGCGTCGTCGGTGTGCAGCGCCTGGAAGCGCAGGCCCTCGATGTCGGGCACGAAGGGAAGCAACCCCGGCCTGATCAGCGGTCCCGGCAGGAACTTGCCGGCGAAGATCCGGCGCTGCTCGCTGGCGGAGGACTCCTTGAACATGAACGCGGGCCGCACGCGTACCACGCGGACCCCGCCGTGCCGCAGTTCGAAGGCGTCGAGCGCCCGCTCCAGATAGGACTTCTCGCGACAGTAGGCCGCCTCCGGCCAGCCGTGCGTCGGCCACGACTCGCCGACGCCGGGACCGGTCTTCGGCCCCGGCGCGTAGGCGCCGACCGACGAGGCATGGACGAGCGCCGGTACCTGCGCCGCGGCGACGGCGTCGAAGAGCCGCAGCGACCCGAGGACGTTGGTGTGCCAGGTCGTGGCGGGGGAGTGAGTCGGCTGGAAGCGCCACGCCAGATGGATCACGGCGTCGGCGCCCTCCAGATGCCGCACGAGCAGTTCGCCGACGTCCTCGCGGGCCAGGTCGACGGCCGCCCAGGACGTCCGCGAGATGTCCAGGTCGGGGACGCGCCGGGCGAGGCCGAGGACCGACGCGAT
Coding sequences within it:
- a CDS encoding VOC family protein encodes the protein MNENSTPTVTAAAAASAAVFGAPCWVSLMARDLQAAQDFYGAVLGWKFRKGRLGDQFRVAVVDGSPVAGIGALAPALTVAVAWTPYFAVEDADRTASRIRERSGTVAVGPLALSMGRGVLAADRDGAVFGLWEGELMRDWPAWRDKAPAWIRLLAKDAFESAIFYGEVFDWASDRAGCCEVSYLEGAVVLHREGRVLARLTSGADGTATNPLLHPRWHVHFAVKNLDETVRTAERHGGTVLAERTTPHGAEVTLRDPDGAIFNVTATDSAVPL
- a CDS encoding HAD family hydrolase, whose translation is MDRAAVFDVDGTLADTNHLHVVCWWEAFRQAGHHVAMDDIHRSVGLAGQDLVEHVLGDDRDPAQDEAIKAAHKALYGTYSDRLPAFDQAGDLLRALAGDGWTVVLASSAGGSELAALRRAVDADDAISAIAGAEDVAEGKPAPDPVEHALELAGVTADRAVFVGDTVWDMQAASRAGVRCVALLCGGIPRTALEAAGAAAVFDDPADLLARIGTGPFAELLERSSR
- a CDS encoding NAD-dependent epimerase/dehydratase family protein; amino-acid sequence: MSVKTGLRVVVTGATGNVGTSVVRALSEDSRIASVLGLARRVPDLDISRTSWAAVDLAREDVGELLVRHLEGADAVIHLAWRFQPTHSPATTWHTNVLGSLRLFDAVAAAQVPALVHASSVGAYAPGPKTGPGVGESWPTHGWPEAAYCREKSYLERALDAFELRHGGVRVVRVRPAFMFKESSASEQRRIFAGKFLPGPLIRPGLLPFVPDIEGLRFQALHTDDAAHAFLLAVLLDAHGAFNLAAEPVVDAQTLGELLKARVVRVPRQAAHAVVTAAWGLRAVPASPQLFDALLRMPVMSTARAGEELDWQPRHTATAALEEFLRGVRKGSGDRTAPLVGHRAH